Proteins from one Nicotiana tabacum cultivar K326 chromosome 23, ASM71507v2, whole genome shotgun sequence genomic window:
- the LOC107813623 gene encoding autophagy-related protein 8f: MVKSSFKQEHDLEKRRAEAARIREKYSDRIPVIVEKAEKSDIPNIDKKKYLVPADLTVGQFVYVIRKRIKLSAEKAIFIFIDNVLPPTGAIMSAIYDEKKDEDGFLYVTYSGENTFGDLNEL, encoded by the exons ATGGTTAAGAGCTCATTCAAGCAGGAGCATGATCTTG AGAAGAGGCGCGCCGAGGCTGCTAGGATTAGGGAAAAATACTCAGATAGGATTCCG GTGATAGTTGAAAAGGCTGAAAAAAGTGATATTCCCAACATCGACAAGAAAAA GTATCTCGTGCCAGCTGACTTGACAGTTGGGCAATTTGTCTATGTCATTCGCAAGAGAATCAAATTGAGTGCAGAAAAGGCAATATTCATATTTATTGACAATGTCCTACCGCCAACAG GGGCAATCATGTCTGCAATCTATGACGAGAAGAAGGATGAAGATGGTTTCCTTTATGTTACTTACAGTGGAGAAAACACATTCGGGGACCTGAACGAGCTGTAG